The Rosa chinensis cultivar Old Blush chromosome 7, RchiOBHm-V2, whole genome shotgun sequence DNA segment cagtgtgagagctgacagattgaaaaaataaattgcgaaGGACCGGttctgagcatattagttttatgtgataTTTAGGGTTTATAGTTGACCCAATAGATCGAGACCTAAAGAATGActaaaatagctgaaattttgaccataaccatatattcttatcatgataatgtCCAACGGctaattttgataaattatattttcttcACCATGTTGTTCTTGGAAGATATAATTTTGTAATAcacctaataaacaagttagaccacattactaggcatataagaattttgtgcggtCTAAAAATTCATAGCTGGAAATTGGTAAATTTGTGATTACCCATATATTTATAGCGTATCAATAAGTATTGTGTAAAAAACTTAACCCGATCCGCCGTCAAttcgacatcaaacaaagcggtcaactctttatacacttatacttccctaagagGAGCTATACCAGGACGAGATCAGCTtctagaaatttttacattagtttataTATCTCATACCCATGacagtgtgagagctgacagatcgaaaaaataaattgcgaaggaccgactataagcatattagttttatgtggtatttagggttcagAGTTGACCCAATAGATCAAGACTCAAATGACCATGAaaataattgaaattttgaccataaccatatcttcttatcatgcaaaggtcgattttgataaattatatttcctctcatgttgctcatggaaggtataattttgtaatatacctaatatatataagttataaGTTACACCACATCACTAGGCATATGAGGATTTTGCCGACATCCGAGctatttattatgatttttagaaatttcaaaattttaaaatttatttatgtataatattctcaaaaataaataaataatttattagaatttttttttcaaaaaatgtgGCCTGGACCGTCTGCTCTGCACCTTTTGATCTGAGTTGTTAATAGAAATTACTAGCAATGGTGCccacgctttgctgcgggatgtGAAACATAACCATAATGTCTTTTCCTACTTCTTAAACTTAAAAGGTGAGTATAAATGATAGAACTGTTTTCATTACTGCAGATCATCTAAAACAAAGGATGATCTTATCATAGTGTAGTGTTCAAAAAATAGGCTATCCAAGGTTTACTTATTTACAGTTGTTGCTGGAATATTTTCCAAAAAGTAGTTGTTCAAGTTGGTCTAGGTGTATATAAACCAAACGTGTTAGCCTATCAAAAAATTGCTTGCTCCAGTAATATCTAAACAAAAAGTGGAGCAAGAATTGCAATGACATGCTGCTTCAGTCAGTTTTCTGCTTGTTGGGTTGTGCATCGTATGTGATGACATTGCTGGTTCAATGTTAGCTTCCCTATCActgtgaaaaaataaaacacagTTACTGTTTTTTTTCAATGCACAATAGGAAGGTAGAAGGGTAAACTGAGGGTTTGATCAAAGAAGCCAAGAGGGGGATATATAattggagaaaaagaaaaagaagtcgGTAAGTTCTAGGAAAGATTAACATTCATGATCATCAATCAAGTTCCTTAGGAATCCATAAGAATCAATAAGTTTTTAAGAACGACCAAGCAAAAGTATGTAGATCGAATTCCTTCATTGTAAAACAGGAGGAAACACACGATAAGAAGAGattatcaaaaacaaaaaacaaaagaaatatgaaaaaagaGCAAATGAGTCAATGTAAAAGATGCGAAATAAAATTGCATCAGCATGAAGATCTTTATCTTACCACAGGGAAAGCACTAATTCAAAGTAAGGACACAGTTTAGAAATCTTAGAATGTATTGCCATACATTCAAACATACATTACCAAATACGTTGTACTTAAATATTATAATCTATCACTTAAAAATGTATTGTAGAAGCTTGTTGTCCTCACAATTAATTGAAGATCAAAGCTGCAGATTGATAGAAAACAACATTCATACACAGAAACCAGAGATTCATATATCTGCTATTGGATTACATAATCAAACTCCTTCCAGGATTTCTTCTCCTTTGTTTCTTtacaaaaaaattaagaatttatGATCCCAATACTTCAATGTCAGAAGCAGAGACTGAAACTAAAAACCCAATAGCAAATGAAGTTTCTAATGCTAATCAATCAAATCCAAGCTAACTAATTTTCATTAGCAGAGCAATACCATCACAATACAGATTCTAGTGCATGTCTCATCAATCAAAAGCACCTAATGCAGCTATATGCAGTCTACGCACCTGTGCCATTAAGAAGAATCAAAATCTAAAGAAATAAATGGAAGGGGTATATACCTGAAGATTAAGTGATTGATATAAAACTGCAAGTTCTTTGATCCTTACTGAAACAACCCTGTGCAAATATAttgcaaattaatcaaattgCAAGGGCTAGAAATAAGCAAAAGGCTAAAAATGTTAATCACCAAATGATAAACTGAAATTTGTAATAAAAAATAGTCTATACAGAAGCAAATTTCATGTATCACTCAAATAAGGCATGATAGTGAATTGAAACAATTTAAGTATGCTCACTGACACATGTCTACAATACCGATTTCTAATTTCCAACTCCCTCATTTTCACCGAGTCATATTTCAAACAGTCAATCTATAAACAAAGATAGCACTTATTCGATTTATCCCCTAGCCATAAGCACAGAAAATATAAATACAAATACATACCGATACAAAAGAGAAATATAAGATAACAGGGACTCGCCAGAAAGATACAATCTTCTGGTGCCTAATGAGATTATCCAGTTGAGATTCACCTCCTTAAAAGttactaaacaaaataaaacaaacaaatgaaaatGGAAATCCGAAGCAAAGTTAAGAAGCTTGGCACAGGAAGAAGACAGCTAAACCCAAAAAGAAACTGAAGAGACAAAGCCTACACAATACTTTTGCTGATATGAAGGAGCTAGCAGACCTCATATTCCTTTTTTAATAAGGTTCCTTATAGGTCAGGACATATGCGAAGAATAGCTAGCCAGCCAAGAATAAGAATATTCTAAGTCTCTGTATTAATTAGTTACGCTCAGGCGATATGCGTGGCTATATGCATGTAGTCCTAAGTAAGCATATTAGATCAACATTATTTTGAAAAGACAACAATGGCAAACATTCAAAAGAAAACTTGGGGAAaaaataccaactttagaaGATACTGACCACATAATTTCCTCAACCCCTAGTAAACCAGATAATGAGATACATGTTTAAAACTCTTGAGTAGAAAATCTACCATTGCTTGAAAGAACAAATATTACTTGGGATGAGAAGAAAGTGCATCTGGTGATTGCTTCTTCATTCCAACAAACAAACTCTGTCACAACAGTAACAAATATGGCTGATTTGTCGCAAGGTAAACACAGCAAATAATAAGCAAATAGACAACTACTTCAAAATTCTCACATTCTCATACTTTAAACCAAAAAAATCTCCTTCTCATAATGTAAAACATTGAACTTGCATATGAAGACAGTAATTGaaagcatgtttaattatatACGTACAGTAATTCAAACTTAAAATATTTTGAAGAAACTAATAGCAGTCCCAAGACATTTCAGTTTGTTCATGACCAACAGAATCAGATCCACTTTGGAGTACATATTCTACAGCAGCATGACAAAACCAGTACACATTGGTAAAGCTAAATATGTAGTAAAGCACTTCCTATTCTAAACCCTAAGCAATGCGAAATATGAAATACTAAATTAGAAAAGACAATTCACAACTCACATGCTCTGTTTGAATTCCAAGAACAACAAAAGTACacaaataagaaataaaaactcaaacagcTTTGCATAGTCATTGATTACTCTACAGTGCTGCTTCTCTATACAGTCTAAAACATTTTAAAACACTACCTAAATTCCTCTGAGTTGTCAGTACAAAGCACTGAGAGCAGAGTTTATCTGGATTGTTGGACACATGAAGTGACAAAATGAATCTCAAGAAAATGATTTATTGAAAAAAGTTTATGAGTGGCTCACTACTAACTAATATGAACTGAAACAATTTCAGTAGCTATTGCAGAAACCATAACAAAATATCATTAACACTTGTATTAAACCACTGTAATGTGTTTCCAAACATGCCTTCTAACACTATATAAAATCAACAGAACAAACAGAACCATGGAAAATAAAACATAGAAGTTAATCACAACCTCTTCGGTATAACAAACAGAAGTAAAACCCATAACGAATAttgacctatatatatatatatatatatatatatatatatatatatattcaagagAAATGGGAACAATAATATGCTGACCGAAAGAAATACTTGAACCTTCTATGCGTTCTAAGGATCAAGTAATAATTGCACATGCATCTATTAAAGAGCCAACTCTCTTATCTGTAGCAACCACACATAATCCAGGACCTCCAATTAGTCAATAAGATTGACTATACtcacataaataaaaaaacaatgaaaGTTTGACAAAGCATGAAGAGCTGCAACACAAAATGATCCATGATCCCCTCAAAATTTGTTTTAGCATATCAAGTATATCAGCTAATACATCATAAAAAAACCAAAAGGCAAAGATTCATGATAATCAAAAATGAAATACAATGCTGCAAATATTCCAGTTACattccaaatcaaacaaaactACGACAATTCAGACAGAAACTCTAAATCAAAAACAACATTGCCTGCCAAAATTCATTCACCAACCATAGACTAACAAATTGACAGATGATGAAGAAAGCAGGAGTTAATTCATAGATTGGGGATTAAGAGTTGCTACTACCGATGATGAAGCAAGCAAGAGTCGATTGGTTGTAAAATATGTCACCAAGAGATATATGAAATttaaccctattttttttttcccaagtcGTTCAGTGACCTGTGATGAACTTCAGCAATGCCCATCAAATTGAGGTAATGGCTGAAAGCATCTTCGAAATTTCCGATGCTTGCCTTTTCTCCAGCAGCTCCACTGTGTCCTCCATCCCCGCCAGCCTCATACTACAAGCACTCTAAGCACAGAAACGCCCTATTTCAATTTTCCTCATCGGCAACCAAACAAGAAGGTGCAAAAGcgtgaaagaagaagaagaagagggaacaTATTCTCTTATGCAGAAGACTCATTACTGTAAAGCTAAGATGACAAGACGAACACCATCTGAACCAACACAATGTCTTCATTGGTAAAATATGGTCAGAATTTCACCGACAGGGAACTTGACTGAAACAACTCAAGTAGCCATTCTGCTAGCTAAAAGCTGGGCCAAGACGATTCCCTCTCCCCATGGATCAGTAGATGTGGAACGGACAGCCAGCTACTTGAGCAACATGACCAGCGGCCATACTAATCACCCAACAAACTTGCACACAAGAAACTGCCTAAACTGTTGAAGACATTGCTTGAGGCCAAGAAGTGCTTGCTCGAGATGATGGACAGGGGGATGAGGCCTAATGCTGCTACCTACACTGCTGCGATAGAGAGCTTCGCAGAGCAAGAGGACGAGGCATCTGAGGAGGAGTGCAAAGAGTTGGTGGAAGTGATGGTGGGTAAGGGGTTTGTCCCAAACACAGAGGCTATGAGGGAGGTTCTAAAGGGAATGCCAACACCATTACTCGAAAGGGTCATGACCATTGTCCTTTCCAAGTCCACGGGCTGATGTTTTGCCTTTTGAATTTTATGCAAGCTGCTTTAGGATTAGAATGTTTCAGAGATGGAGTTGGAAATCATGTAGGATTCTGCGTGAACAGGGGCCGGGATTTGGTGCTATTCTCTATTGTTGTCAGTGCTGACATTGAAGTAGAAAATCATGTAGGAATGGGCTCCAATGTGGGATTTTGTGGGATTGTGAATGTTGACATCAAAGTAAGAGACAAATAGAGAATAAACTCCATCTCCATGATTTCCAACTCCATCTCTGAAACATCCTAATCCTAAAGCAGCTTGCATAAAATTCATAAAGCAAAGCATCAGCCCTTCAACTTGGAAAGGACAACGGTCCTGACCCTTTTGACTAATGGAGTTGGCCTTCCCTTTAGAACCTCCCTCATAGCCTTTGAGTTTGGAACAAACCCCTTACCCACCATCACTTCCACAAACTCTTTGCACTCCTCCTCAGATGCCTCGTCCTCTTGCTTTGCAAAGCTCTCTATCACAGCAGTGTAGGTAGCAGCATTAGGCCTCATCCCCTTGTCCATCATCTCAAGCAAGCACTTCTTGGCCTCATCCCCTTGTCCAGCATCAGAAGACGAGTCTGTTGCAAGTGCCATGATGAGTATGGTGTAAGTGCAGGAAGTGGGGGCGACACCGGTGGCTATCATTTGCTGGTAGACCTTGTGGGCAGCCTTGGTCTTTCCGGCATTGGCATAGGCCAGAATGACAATGGTGAAGATGGCCGCGTCAGGCAGTACAGCCAACTGAGAGCGAGGCTTGAAGAGCTCTTTGGCTTCCTCAGGGATGCCGAAATTTACCAATATACCGAAGAATTGAAAGGCAAATTTGTTAAGGGAGTCATAGTCCCCAATGGAGTCAAACATTTTTTTCAAGACCTTGTCCTCACAGTCTTTGGTTGCATCCTTGAAAACCTTCATGACATCGGCGGAAGAATTGGGGAAACTAGTGTCCTCCATCGATTTGATTTCAAACTAGCCGAAATTAAATTTGAAACAACAAAAGTCAGAGCTTTAGACCCAAATTAGTCGGAAGTGAAAGTTAGAAATCACATAATATGCCACCGCCGAAGTGTAAAAATCGGAACTTTACTAAAATGCGAGTGcagaaaaggaaaggaaaatgaagttaggttttcGCTTCCAAAACAAATTAACATAACTAGCAGCTCCACACTGTATGAGAGATTTAGATCTAGGGTTTCCAAAGAGAAGATAACGGACGGAAGCACACTCACCTTTCTCTGATGAACTGCAACGGTAGCCTCTCTCTAGGATTGAAATTTTGCGTTTTGCTGAGGAAGAGGAGAGAAGAGTGTATCAACCAAAAAACAGAGCTGGGAGTTCAAATTTCTAGGTGACCAAAAATATGGGAGATTATAATGCCTCTACCCGAGAGATAACTAAGAAGAGTGGTTCAGTATGTGTAATAATAAagacttttttttccctttttttttttttttttgatcggagCGATATGAAGAAGTGTTTCAATATGGGTAATTATGCTACAAAGATGTTCTcctggtcagctgctgaccaggGATTATTTGCTCCGCTGATCAGGAATTATTTGCTCAACTACCGtctgattgaaatcggacggttgacatgtATTTAGATTTTTTAGAGATGATacatgtcaaccgtccgattgaaatccgACGGTAGTTGAGCAAATAATCCATGGTCAACAACTGACCAAGGGAACGGGACCGATTATACTATATATAAAGCGTTGGTTTACTGTTACACTGTTCATAAGAGTTTTGAAAAGTCGATTTTGTCATCACCACTCGGATAGAATATCAAGCTGGTCGAAAAGCCGTTTTTGTCCTTGCTATTGTCGGCTAATATGTGAAGCTGTTCTCCTCAGTTCTGGTACCTGTGTGAATcaacgagaagaagaagaagaagaagaagaggaatctGGGTAATTGGGTATTGATCTGAAGTACCTGGcttttttgggttttaattcttgtttttcttctgggttttgtggtttgatGCTTGGTTGCATGGTTTTTGTGGTTTTGCATTTTCGAATTGctttcctttcaaatcttttggaATTGCTATGGATTTTTGTAATCGGATTTTACTTTCAGATTgcctgacaggacccgccccggattccaccctggaacccgaggtggccctgcggggcccaccttagtgataactctaccgagaactggtcgagtcacccctaaagtggactacccaaaacagtaacccacaaaagatcagagccaaacaaagaagtgcggaagctattcgtcaactatg contains these protein-coding regions:
- the LOC112175951 gene encoding pentatricopeptide repeat-containing protein At5g65560 — its product is MEDTSFPNSSADVMKVFKDATKDCEDKVLKKMFDSIGDYDSLNKFAFQFFGILVNFGIPEEAKELFKPRSQLAVLPDAAIFTIVILAYANAGKTKAAHKVYQQMIATGVAPTSCTYTILIMALATDSSSDAGQGDEAKKCLLEMMDKGMRPNAATYTAVIESFAKQEDEASEEECKEFVEVMVGKGFVPNSKAMREVLKGRPTPLVKRVRTVVLSKLKG